AATAACATACTGATAAATACCACCATTCTCGAATGAATTTCCAGGAGGCGCTTGCAAATAAGACGGCATGAGCTGTGAAAAATCCACTGGATATTTCTTAAATATAGGTGTATCTGCTTCTCTCGTTTTAATAGGTAATACACCAGTATCTTCACGATATTGTGTGACTGCATGTTGTACAGACTGCAATTGATCTTCATATGGCATTTGATTTTCTTTTCTTTGTTCATCTGGATAAAGACATCCTACTAATAAAAGTGGTAAAAACAGAAGGCTTATATGCTTAGTAGATAACAACACAATCACTACCTTATATTAGTCAAATTTAATTATTCGGGCACCGGTCCAGTAAAAACAACAAGTAACATGATTAGGCCTGCTATTATTATACTAATAAAACTTATTGTTAATAAAATATATCTTAAAACCCCAGACAATTTTTCTTTTGTGAAAATTGTCAATATTACAGAGAAAAACATTAACCCCATTCCTATAAATGAAACCCACATTTTAACTAAGCCATCCTCAAACATTTTGTCTCCCCCGTCTAGTCATTTTAAATGCTTGTCTATCATGTCTCCTTCATAAGCAAAACATATTGATATAAACGTCACACTTATTCACTCTAAGATCATCTCATATCAGTGGGTGTTTACGTTCTTCTTCCATTGATTGCTAGTTGAGTGAATCAGGACATTACCGACCGTTACCTCCCACCTAAATAGATGGTGCTCTCCTCGAGCAGGGAGTTTTACGGCCGATTTTATCTGTGATAAAATCCTGATTTATTATAGCATAATCGTACATCCAATGCATGGATATCACAGCTAAATTCTTTAATCTCCTATCTTTGTAAATGCTATATGTAAGGCTAGCTCCTATCATTGGCTTTATTACATTCTAAACATAAAAAAGACTGAAGATAAGGGGCTCTCTCTTCAGCCTAATATGACTAAACACTGCCTGTTTAAAGTGCTACAACTATGACAGCCATGCATCTGTCTGTAATATATTTATTCAGAAACGCTCTTACATGACTGATACGAAAGCCTAAATTCATTTAGGTTTTTGAAACATTTTAGCCAATGAACCGAAATCCATAGGCACCTTATTTGACGTAATTGCTTTTACGAGTTCATCTTCTTTTTCTTTTGAGACAGATACATTAGCTAATTTAGCAACTTGATGAATAAGTTGTCTCACATTTTCTTCATTAGATAAATCTGTCTTATTCACTGACTGAGCCAACTGAAACAAATCTTGATGTTTCACATTGGTCTTCTTCTCTAGTTGATCAAAGAACGACCCATTATTGTTTCCTTGCACGCCATTTCCCTCCTCATGCTCGTATGTGTTATCTTATGCATGAGATTAAAATGAGTGAAGGTACTTATAACTAAACGACGCATTTAGGGCTCTAACTCGTTCAATGGATCTCCATCACCAAGATTTAAATCTTCTACTTCATGCTTTTTAACTCTTCCCATAAGTTCAGAAACGGCTTCTTCTACTGGTTTTCCGTGGAAAAGTACCTTGTACAATTCTGTTGTAATAGGCATATCCACCCCTAATTGTTCCGCCAATTGGAAGGCTGCTTTTGTCGTTCGAATACCTTCAACAACCATTCCCATTTCCCTTTCAACTTCATCCACTGATTTCCCTTTACCAAGCATATGTCCTGCACGCCAGTTTCTACTATGTACACTTGTACACGTCACAATAAGATCCCCTAAACCTGACAAGCCTGCGAACGTTAAAGGGCTAGCCCCTTGCTTTAAACCAAGCCTAGTAATTTCCGCCAGCCCTCTCGTCATCAGAGCTGCTTTAGCGTTATCACCAAACCCTAATCCGCTCGTCAACCCAGTGCCAATAGCTATGATGTTTTTGAGAGCTCCACCAATTTCTACGCCAAGCAAATCAGGGTTAGTGTACACTCTGAAGTGACGATTCATAAAGAGGTCTTGTACTTTTTCGGCCATCGGCATATCATTGGAAGATGCAGTGACAGTCGTAGGTTGTCTAAGGCACACTTCTTCGGCATGACTTGGACCAGAAAGTGCTACTACACCTGAACGATTTTCTTCTAAAATTTCTTCTTCAATAATTTGCGAAATCCGCAGATGTGTTTCTGGTTCAATCCCTTTACTAGCATGAATAATTAATACGGGCTGATTTAAGCAATCATTTACCGATTTCAAAACATCACGTAACGCTTTAGTAGGAACGACAATTAAGACAGCATCCACACCTTCAAGCGCCTCTTCCAAACGCGAGAATGCAATAATATTTTCTGGTAAACTCACATCAGGTAAATAACGACTATTTTTTCTTTCATTGTTAATTGTATCGATTTGTTCTTTGGAACGTCCCCATAGCTTCACATCATGTTGATTATCTGCCAATACGAGTGACAAAGCTGTCCCCCAGCTACCAGAACCTAATACAGCAATCGTAGACATCATTACCCCTCCTTCTAGTTAGCAGTGATTTTCTCGCCAATTTTACTTTCAGTCCCATTTATTAATCGTTTAACGTTTGTACGATGTCGCCAAATAGAAAGAAGTGAAATCATTATAAGAAAGTAAACGTAAACGAACGGGTAATCTAACTGTTGATAAAAAATAGCGGTAGAAAGTGTGGTCCCCACTACAAATATAAGGGATCCTAATGACACAAACCGAGTAATAACAATAGAAATAATAGCAATAATCCCTGTTGTTAGTGCTAATGTAAACACTAGTGAGGCAAGAACACCAATTGTTGTGGCGACACCTTTCCCCCCTCTAAAGCCATAATACACAGGCCAATTATGGCCTATTATTGAGGCTAGTCCAGAAGCTGCACCAGCAACCGGGTCTCCACCTGTTAAATACCACCCTAAAAATACAGCGACAATCCCTTTAGCACAATCAAGTATCAGAACCGCAATAGCAGGTAAAATGCCCATCACCCTCAGGGTATTGGTAGCACCTGCATTTCCACTGCCATGGTCACGAATATCTAATTTCTTAAATTGTTTGCCAATAACATAACTAAAGCTAATTGCTCCTAAGAGGTACGATATAAAAATCGCTACTATAATCATACTAATCCCCCAATCTGCTAGTCACTCTTCTTACGTGCAATGATATGAACAGGTGTACCAGCAAATGTAAAAGCCTCTCTTATTTTATTTTCTAAATAGCGTTTATAGGAAAAGTGTAACAATTCAGGATCATTTACGAATAAGACGATTGTCGGCGGCGCAACAGATACTTGTGTCGCGTAACTAATTCTTAATCTCTTACCACCATGGTCAGTAGGTGTTGGATTCATTGTTACTGCGTCCACAATAACATCATTTAAAACATGAGTCTGGACTCTCATATTATGTGACTCACTAACCTCGTTAACAAGCGGAAGAAGGTTATGTAGTCTACGTTTCGTTTTAGCTGACAAAAACACGACTGGTGCGTAATCAAGAAAACGGAAGCCATTGCGGATTTTCTCTTCAAATTCTTTCATCGTCTTGTCGTCTTTCTCTACAGCATCCCATTTATTGACGACGATCACGATCGCTCTTCCCGCTTCGTGAGCATAGCCCGCAATCTTTTTATCTTGTTCAATGATGCCTTCTTCTGCATTTATAACGACTAAAACAACATCTGAACGTTCAATCGCCTTTAAAGCTCTCAATACGCTATATTTTTCTGTCGCTTCATATACCTTTCCTCGTTTACGCATCCCCGCTGTATCGATCACGACATAATCTTGATCATCTTTCGTAAACGGTGTATCAATTGCATCTCTCGTAGTACCAGGTATATTACTTACAATAACTCTTTCCTCGCCTAAAATAGCATTTACTAAAGAAGATTTCCCCACATTAGGGCGACCAATTAAACTCATTAGTATAGTATCTTCGTCATACACGTCCTCTTCCTGCTTAGGAAAATAAGTGGCTAATTGATCCAATAAATCTCCTAGTCCAAGTCCGTGAGAACCAGAAACAGGGTAAACATCCCCAATACCAAGGCTATAAAAGTCATAAAGTTGCTCATGCATGGAAGGGTCGTCCATTTTATTTACGGCCACTACAACTGGCTTTTTAGAACGCTGCAATATTTGTCCTACTTCTTCATCAGCACTTGTTAAGCCTTCTCTACCATTGACGACAAAACAGATCACATCTGCTTCTTCGATAGCAAGTTCAGCTTGATACCTCATTTGATCTAACAGAGGTTCATCACTTATTTCAATCCCACCTGTGTCTATAATAAAAAATTCATGAGTGAGCCATTCAGCCGAACTATATATTCGGTCTCTCGTTACACCCGGTCTATCTTCAACGATAGATACTCTTTCTCCTACTATACGGTTAAAAATTGTTGATTTTCCTACATTTGGTCGACCAACAATTGCTAATACTGGTTTTGGCACCGTATTTTCCTCACTTTCATATCAAAAATTCATACGTTATTTATTATACGTGTAACTTGTTCGGAAAGAAACCTTCCGTTCGTAACAATTATTTTTTTATGTGAAAAACTTTGGCTTAACAAACGACTTAACTTATTATTAGTAGTAGTCAATCGCCTTACACATTCACGTTTGTTTTAGAAGAGGTATATGACCTTTGTCTTGCCATAAGCTGGCCCTTAAATTTCTTTGTAATTTGCTCAGCATAAGACCATAACACAACAAGAACCATTAATGCAGTCAGCACATCTAGGAAAAATAAACTATTCGTCATAACGGCCTGAACCTCTTGACCATTAGCCATTATTTGAGAAAGAAAAGATAATATAAGTCCTTGGAATAACCCTAGTGTTAAACTGAACACTCGACAATAAACGTCATTCAGAAAAATAATCAATGCAACTAAACTTAGTACAATAATGGACCACTGCGGAGATAGAATCAACCACACCGGCTCAAAATACACCGCTTTATGAATAGAAAAAAATAAATAGGCAATGAATAAGCTTATAACATAGCCTTTTAGTTTCCCAGCTAATGAAAGGTTTCTCATAGTATACAAGCCAACCAACAAGAAAGTGCCCCAAGCTAAATTCCATTCTATAACTGAACTAGAATAAGTAACAGACGAGCACATAATTGTTAAAAAGCACACTAATAACAGTTGAGCACGGCGCGTTTTATTATCAATTAAAAAAAAGCTATATATTATAGTCAGCCATATTACCCAAAAAAAGATGGCACCTTCTATCATTTTTGCTCCCTCCTTCTTTTATAAGCATTCTCACCCGAATCATGCAGGTTCATACATTAAGGAGGATTTAATAGGATAAAAGATAGCAAACCTTTAAAAAGTAATATACACCATGAGTTATTCAGCAACTTAACGATTGAAGGTCCTTTTACTTGTAAGATTGGGATAAAACAAATAAACTCACCAATTGGCGAGTTCTTAGTTCTTTATGGACATGCGATAAGCCTCTCAAGGCTCTACATAAAAGGCTAGGGATAGATGCCACCATCTATCCCTAAGTTATGCGTTCTCTTTAATTATCCCCGGTTCGCAAAGACCGTTGTATCAATTCCTCTTTCGATTAGCCACTCTCTTGTGGCGCCTGAGATAATAATAGGGGATTTTTTTAAATCAGTTATCGTTTCAGCTCCTACTGCAGCCATTATAAATTTTAAATCCGTTAACAAGCTATTTAAATTATCTATTGTTCGGTCGACCCCATCGTCTTTAACCCACTTTAGAACTGTGCCTGCCAATCCAGCTGCATTCGCTCCCAACGCTATAACCTTTGCGATATCAAGTGCATTTTGTATGCCTCCTGACGCGAAAATAGTTAAGTCTAAAGTATCATTATTATAAACTGCTGTTTCTGCAACACTGACAGCTGTAGGAATTCCCCAGTGATCAAAAAAATTCATTTGTCTAGTGCGTCTAGAATTTTCAATAAGAGAAAAATTAGTTCCACCAAATCCTCCAACATCTACATAAGAGGCCCCGATATTATACAACTGCTTCACCGTTTCTCTGCTCATTCCAAACCCAACTTCTTTAACGATGACTGGGATGTCTATCGCTTTTATAATAGACTCTACTCGTTTAAGTGCTCCTTTGAAATCTCTGTCACCTTCAGGCATGACGAGCTCTTGTATGACATTCATATGAATTTGCAAGGCATCTGCTTCAAGCATACTTATACAAAATAAAGCTTCGTCTACAGTTGCTTCACTACCGACATTAGCAAAGACGAGTCCACGAGGATGGTACTGCCTTACAACTTTATAT
The DNA window shown above is from Salipaludibacillus agaradhaerens and carries:
- a CDS encoding DUF2768 domain-containing protein, which encodes MFEDGLVKMWVSFIGMGLMFFSVILTIFTKEKLSGVLRYILLTISFISIIIAGLIMLLVVFTGPVPE
- a CDS encoding YphA family membrane protein, with the translated sequence MIEGAIFFWVIWLTIIYSFFLIDNKTRRAQLLLVCFLTIMCSSVTYSSSVIEWNLAWGTFLLVGLYTMRNLSLAGKLKGYVISLFIAYLFFSIHKAVYFEPVWLILSPQWSIIVLSLVALIIFLNDVYCRVFSLTLGLFQGLILSFLSQIMANGQEVQAVMTNSLFFLDVLTALMVLVVLWSYAEQITKKFKGQLMARQRSYTSSKTNVNV
- a CDS encoding stage VI sporulation protein F codes for the protein MQGNNNGSFFDQLEKKTNVKHQDLFQLAQSVNKTDLSNEENVRQLIHQVAKLANVSVSKEKEDELVKAITSNKVPMDFGSLAKMFQKPK
- a CDS encoding NAD(P)H-dependent glycerol-3-phosphate dehydrogenase; protein product: MSTIAVLGSGSWGTALSLVLADNQHDVKLWGRSKEQIDTINNERKNSRYLPDVSLPENIIAFSRLEEALEGVDAVLIVVPTKALRDVLKSVNDCLNQPVLIIHASKGIEPETHLRISQIIEEEILEENRSGVVALSGPSHAEEVCLRQPTTVTASSNDMPMAEKVQDLFMNRHFRVYTNPDLLGVEIGGALKNIIAIGTGLTSGLGFGDNAKAALMTRGLAEITRLGLKQGASPLTFAGLSGLGDLIVTCTSVHSRNWRAGHMLGKGKSVDEVEREMGMVVEGIRTTKAAFQLAEQLGVDMPITTELYKVLFHGKPVEEAVSELMGRVKKHEVEDLNLGDGDPLNELEP
- the fni gene encoding type 2 isopentenyl-diphosphate Delta-isomerase is translated as MSRAKRKIDHIEYAMQVGQTRASGLDDITFLHRSFPDTIVNQISLSTKVGELQFSSPIYINAMTGGGGRKTEKINRQLAQIANVLNIPMAVGSQMSAVKDKSEQPSYKVVRQYHPRGLVFANVGSEATVDEALFCISMLEADALQIHMNVIQELVMPEGDRDFKGALKRVESIIKAIDIPVIVKEVGFGMSRETVKQLYNIGASYVDVGGFGGTNFSLIENSRRTRQMNFFDHWGIPTAVSVAETAVYNNDTLDLTIFASGGIQNALDIAKVIALGANAAGLAGTVLKWVKDDGVDRTIDNLNSLLTDLKFIMAAVGAETITDLKKSPIIISGATREWLIERGIDTTVFANRG
- the plsY gene encoding glycerol-3-phosphate 1-O-acyltransferase PlsY — its product is MIIVAIFISYLLGAISFSYVIGKQFKKLDIRDHGSGNAGATNTLRVMGILPAIAVLILDCAKGIVAVFLGWYLTGGDPVAGAASGLASIIGHNWPVYYGFRGGKGVATTIGVLASLVFTLALTTGIIAIISIVITRFVSLGSLIFVVGTTLSTAIFYQQLDYPFVYVYFLIMISLLSIWRHRTNVKRLINGTESKIGEKITAN
- the der gene encoding ribosome biogenesis GTPase Der, producing MPKPVLAIVGRPNVGKSTIFNRIVGERVSIVEDRPGVTRDRIYSSAEWLTHEFFIIDTGGIEISDEPLLDQMRYQAELAIEEADVICFVVNGREGLTSADEEVGQILQRSKKPVVVAVNKMDDPSMHEQLYDFYSLGIGDVYPVSGSHGLGLGDLLDQLATYFPKQEEDVYDEDTILMSLIGRPNVGKSSLVNAILGEERVIVSNIPGTTRDAIDTPFTKDDQDYVVIDTAGMRKRGKVYEATEKYSVLRALKAIERSDVVLVVINAEEGIIEQDKKIAGYAHEAGRAIVIVVNKWDAVEKDDKTMKEFEEKIRNGFRFLDYAPVVFLSAKTKRRLHNLLPLVNEVSESHNMRVQTHVLNDVIVDAVTMNPTPTDHGGKRLRISYATQVSVAPPTIVLFVNDPELLHFSYKRYLENKIREAFTFAGTPVHIIARKKSD